TCTACACATTCAAGATCAGGTaaaaattttaactttataagtAACTTTCTTTGTAGCAGTTGATTGTGTACTGCTTCGGCTTATAAGTTGTGAAAAGGGTGTAATGTAGCAGTAGAAGTAGCCCCCAATTCAACATATAGGCTCTAATATGCATATTTAGGCTTTTAGTGCTGAAAATAATAATCTGTTTCTTAGGCTGTGTGACTAACCATTTGTTGTTGACTTTCTTGTGACAAGCAGTAAGTTTGAAACTTTGCTGAAACAAAGGGTAAAGTTTAGTGACAATTAATCCATTCTTGTTAGTTTatctcaaaaaataaaataaaattggagCATTTTGAATGCTGACATTAAACTTCTGAATCTTATGTCCAGGAAAATGCATACTGGTCTATGAATATGAGTTACTGTAAATATGGGTACTCCAATCTTGAGAGTACTTCTTACCATTCTTATGAGACTGGCAGCAACCACCACGTATCAAGACCGGATCTCACAGAGAGGCCTTGGGAGTATCCTATACCAATAAATGTTGGCGAAGGTGTATCGACTGATGTAATATATGAGGAAAATACAGTCTCCGCTGAGGATGCTGGCACCGAGGAATGTGAGTCTCCACCTCTTTTATCTGAAATTTTAACACTTAGTCTATATGCATTTAGGTTTTTCTTTCCCTAACTGGCGGGATTAGATGCCAAATTACTCAATTCCCCTTTATTAGTAGTAGTTTTTTAACCTTTACATCTAGTCGACACTAAAAATTCCTTATACTTTTTCTCCTTTCCCTTTGTGAGATAGGTCTAGGACCACAAATTTGCTTCATAAAACCCCTTCTTTTACCAGTAAATGATATGAAGTTTCAGTATGTCATAAAAACGGATACTTCTGCAACTTATGCGTTACTATTTAAATACTTATAACATACTGCGATTTTACAGAGTGTAACATATATTTCACAATTCATCAGGTGATCTACCCCATCAAGATGATTCTAACCACCAGGTATATTGCTTGTTTCCAATAGAAGAGTTTGCTCCACTCTTTGACTGTGCCTTTGGAAACTTTATGGATTTTGATAACTcaatttcactttctttttttttgggtttaAAATGCTGCACTTCTCACTACCTATCTCTAATTCTCTGAACTGCTGGATAAAATGTTTTTCAGAATAGGGGATGTTGTTCCGTTAATTTTATTATGTCCTGTATACATACTGATTACACTAAACACTTATATGGCAAACATGAAGTCAAGTTGTTGTGCATTACCCTACATAAATCAACCAAAAAGATGGAGTCAGTGTTTGTCATAAAAAATCAGTCTTTGACCTTTTGCTTTCTCTCACCCTTCCTCTTCAACCTTGAGAATATATAAAAATGAAAGACAGACAGACAGAAGACCAATATATGGATCTCCTAATTCACCCACTCTGTTAATGAACTATCTCTTTAATTTTTATCTGCTTCTTAAGCAGTTGAAATTTAAATACCATGATTCTCTTGTTCTTCAAATGTGTTCAGTGTAATAGTTGCCATCATCTTGAACTTGTTTAAGAATGGTTAGATTAACATGCTATTGACTTGTCGCATGCTAATTTCACCTTTCTTTCCTTCGTGTTAACATGTGCAGGATATTTTGGAAGATGATATTGACCCCGACAACATGACCTATGAGGTGTCTAACCATGTTCCTCTCATATTCTTtaaaattgtttgcattttatcTTTGGTTATGTCTATCAAACGAGCTTGATTTTCAGTTTATTATGAGAATACAATTTATCTCGAGTCTTTTGAATACCCCCTCCAAGTTCTTTTCTTCCTATTTTGATAAGAACTACTCATTTGCTTGAGGAGCGCTTATAATAGAGAAAGCTGCAGCATATTTGTTCAGTCTTAGTATATTGTTATGCTAACATATTATGGCAAATTATTGAGAGATGGAATTTTTAGGTCATTCATACTCATGCATAGAGCTAATCCAAGAGTCCAATGCAAAATTACAGGGAAACCTTTTTACCTCTTGGAGCAGTTGAGTTATTTCGTTAAAGTTAAGTAAATATCTGGAACTCATCCTTCCACCTAGAATGAGGGTTGTACTATGGGCGGCAGAATTTTAGCGGCCAATTGTCCATGGTTGTGCTGATTGCTTCTAAACTCCATGTAGTTATTGTTTCGGGATATCTTTTCAATTCTCAAAAGTGTGTCTTGGGATGGAATAATTTGATGtaaaaaatagcaaacaagagCAATTTGTATGTCTTGTGTATATCCTAACATTTTCCTCCAATCGTCCTTGCATTAGCTCTTCcgtaaagaaaaaaataagaaagaacaGATGAGAGAGATCGTGAAAAAAAAAGGACCtggaagaaaagagagaaaaatgggaTGGCACAGTACAGAAGAGTTAATTCTAATCACAAAGCAATTCAGCAGCCATATAATATGTCTTCGTGTATATGCCTTGTTTTGTTAGCTGAAGGTCCACAAGTATGGGAATGATAGTTCCTACTTTTTATGACTGACAACTTCTTCACTTTAATCCAAAATCAGTACCCGTCTTTCTAAGTGACTACACCTCTAATTTATCCACacacacccaaaaaaaaaaaaactgtcttgaCAACAGATTTTAGATTTTAATGTACTATCTTATACTTGGTTGCAATTTTTTACACTTGGCTGCAATTTTGGAATTGCTTACTCTGCATTTTGGGTTATCTATGACTGCAAAAAGTTGATCAAAGATGCTGAATGGTAGTCTGAGGTGCAAAGTACAACATTATTCTTTTGATATTAATTGGATTAGAAGTTTATGTTTTATTTCCTAATCTTGGTTGATGATGATATGGATCTCATTATTCATTCACCCGTTATGTGAAGACAAATAATGAACTTCCACACAAATTTCAATCAACTCCTTTAGAAATTTAAATCCTAATATTTGTTCTCTGTATAAGTGGTTCCCATCATCTTTACTTATGAATAGCTGAACCAATTTGATCAATTAATTTTTTTGTTGATTTGATTTACTAAATTCTGTTTTACTGTTGCAGGAGTTGCTTGATTTAGGTGAAACAGTTGGAACTCAAAGTCGAGGACTTCCCGAGGAGCTTATTAATTTACTTCCAACAACCAAATACAAGTCTAACAGCATCTTTTCCAGGAAAAAATCAGAAGAGAGGTAATTTTTACACCAGAACCTTTTTGGGGTGAAATTTCCCTTTCTGTACTAACCGTTCACTGTTTTATCTACATATTCAAAAATGATCATTACTTCCTTGCCGTCTCAAGAGAGATGGCTAGCAGTACTGGCACACAGAGTAGATAGTTTTTAACTGCGGTAAAGCATTGATATAAGATAATTGTTTGGGGCCTGAGCTAAGATTTTGTTTTCCTCCTACATTTTCCCTTATATAACACAGCAAAACTGTATCTGAGTGAGGGACCAAATTTATTCAAGTAATACTTTTGAGCTGATCCTTGATTAATAATCTGCCTTCCActtcgcccccccccccccccccatcctCCAAATGTTAAAAAGAGTATACAGAGGAGAACTCCAAAAAACTATGAAGGGAAAAGTTTGGAAGAAGTGATGTCATTTTTATTGCATAGCTTTgcagtttgtttgtttgttttgttactcCAACTGTTTGAGTGTTCCATAGAAAGTGGGTCCGCTTGAACCTCCGAAACTAGTCTGGCCTCTGGGAAGATTACCACTTGATGGATTAATGATAGTCCAAAAAATGAGTCTGACGAGGAAACGTCATATAAGGTTCAAAATTTAAGTTATTTGGTAACTTGATCCGATTAGCTTAGTGTCTATTTTGTGCCAAAACAGAGGGCTCTACTTGGGGTTTTATCATAACCATGCCTCAAAATTCCCATTTGACCTCAGTACTTGTGTAAAAATATTCAGTTTTGTGATCACTAGGGCATATCTTACATGGATTTCAGTTGCTCCATAAATTCTTAGTCAAAGGATGTTATGCTACCTTCATAAAATTTCTGCTGATCAAATGTTAGGGTTCTTACCTTCATCTTTTTTGGCTGATCAATCCTTTATCTTTCACCTCAAAGATTAAATTATCTTTTGTGCATGCAAGCTAGATGTGTCATCTGTCAAATGAGGTACAGACGAGGGGATCGGCAAATAAATTTGCCATGCAAGCACATGTACCACACGGAATGCGGCTCCAAATGGCTAAGCATCAATAAGGTATGACAGTAATAACTATTCTGGCATCTGTGTATCAGAAGTTTACATTGCATTCTGTGAGATCTAAAACTAAACTCACTTCGATTTGTCAGACATGCCCCATTTGCAACAAAGAGGTACTCCTTGAAGAATGAAGGCATTATGTTATAAAATGGTCCATATAGGGTTCAGTTTTAGCAGATTTGCTTCGACGGATTTACTGCAGATTTGGTTCGATGGCTTTACTATCTTTTTCCACTGCCCACTAACGTAGAGTAACATCAAAATTTGTAATCACTTTTCTTAGATCATGCTTAAAACGCAGGAAAAAGTAACTAAATAGACGCCCATATGTTCACAGCCTTGTGTTTTTTAAGGAAAGTCTGAATATAGAactcttcttccttttctttttttgagCTATATAACGAGCTCTTGGCTAAATTTCTCTATTCTTTCTCCATTGTGCTGTGTGTAATTTTACAATTGTTAAGTTGCTTTGAACAACTTTCTTATCCAAGCGAGGCGGATGCAACTCATTGTACTTTTAAATTATGGTTCaagatttaatatttatatattaacaTTCTGGTGGGTTGTCTCGTGTATATCTATGCTCTGCGTCAAGAATATTGGGCATGAATGAACCTGTTGGCTGTTGCTGAAGAGCTACATCCGCTACTGTTCTTATCAAGTTGCAGTGCCCCAGGCCAGAATGTAAATAAGGGGGATGGGTCGAATTCAAGTGACTTATCTCTACTTAAGAACATGAATTTTTTTAGAAGTTCTATTACAAATCTAGCCACCTTTTAATACAATGTGTGTTGGGGTGTATAAAGAGTAGGGATTGAAGGAGTAAAAATTAATGTTAAGAGGGTTAAGGGTTAAGTGTCATGACTTTCTAATTTTCTTTAGAACTACGTAGTTGCAAAGGTTGAAAATACATCACTCTTCAATTTGAACTTATCAAATACTAATTAGAAGTAAATCATCAACACTTTCACATAAAAAAAGTTATCCAACTAGTTTTTCTCTCCTTAGCCATCCATGTGGCTTCAACTAAAGGTGTTTAACGGGTGTCAgctgaacaaaaaaaaaaaaaaaaacagcccATCCGTTAACGGACAGGGTTGGATAGCGGGCTGGTAGTGGGTTGGTTATTTTCGGGGTTTTTGGCCCGTCCAATTTCGGGCGGGCTGggctttttatatatatatttattttaattaaattttatttttcttattcaatgttattgatacTGTAGACATTTAAAATGTATTGAATTTAGAATTCATAAATtaaatttggactatattttaaattcaagatatattagttcaaataaatttattgggttaatataattggattaattgTATAACTCCAATAtaaatggattaaataaataagtcttaatccattgggttagcccatttaattgggctaaagtgatgagcccacttcattaggcCCAAAATATCATCTTTCCAGaagcccagtttggtgccacgtgccaaatgacgtggcgcgccaagtcaaatgGAAgcgccaataggatcatgccacgtgtcaaaatgacaaggcatgtcaagtcacattaaaaggctaatgaaatcgcgccacgtgtgcaagtgacatgttccggccaatcaaatgcggccatgtcacacttcaatttgattgatcggaaagagtttgttcctatcacaactcctcccttccacaaatataaataggggtcttcataacccagaaaagacaccagaagttataacaagaagcaagagagagttcgtggatcaaacgctgcagaTTTCTCCAAAAGCTACAAGCATTCAAGTGTTCTAAGGATTAAAAGATCAAGACGAAGATTCAAGAACAAGCTGCAAGCCCTTGGATTAAAAGTACGTTAAGATCAAGATCAAGTCTCAAGCACTtagattaaaataaaataaagttcaAAATCAAGCTCGAAAGctattttatttactattgaaaagaagaatcagatgaTTCATATAGATTGTAACACTCAGATATTTGAAacaaaatactacgattgttgcaatatttttcggcCTGATTTTACTTTCTTGACGCAATTTATTATCTACAGATATTTAAGTGTTTGCAAACTTTTAAGGCTTAGAATTAAACTTTGAAGTTTAaactttaaagttttaaatttgaaatttgaattttaaaattttaaaattgaaatttgaaagtaagtggctacaaaaaattatttaataagactAATAGGCAATATGTAAGGATCAAGCTCCGAAGGCTTTCATTTGATATTTTTATTGAATAATatataatacttcaaattaatttgcaagttcttttttgatttttttaatttttgaacttataaattaaaagtttacaacaattataaaaaataagaaatagtacaTCACATGTTTTGCATCATTTTTGTAAGTTCATCCATGTCAACATGAGGTTCTTGATTTCTGGCATTGGTTGAATCGGaaccataaaccattatatctccaatttcttgATCCTCTGCTTAATCTACCTCGGCACGCCCTTGATTTCGTCGTTCTAATCTTATCCAATCTTCGAAGTACACTAGAATTTCCAAAGCGTTGCTGCCCAATAAATGAAGGGTATCTCCTAGCTGCTGCCTTGCTTGGCTAAATCTGCTCTCTGGTGTGACTATTGAAATCGGCACATTTAGCACGTCTCGAGCCATGGCCGAAAGAACAAGAAATTGATTTGAGTTGCTCCTCCACCAACCTAGCAGTAGAAAATCCTTTGTGAGGGGCTCTCGTaacttttgcaagtagaattggagttcatcaatattcctgctactggtttgttgatgctctcctagtgtagaccaaatcaaataatcttgaacaccatcatcatcatccaaatttgttccagatgttgaagtattacttgaaggaatatttgcatctacaaccgaagaagcatcaacaatgctagcataataattatataaagtttgtaaaTGTTTGTGTAGATCAGAAATACAAGTGTCAATATCAAgagtttcagttggtccaatatccatataagtatataaaacaCTGATTAATTGGCGATACTTTATCATTTTGATTGTAGGGTTTAAAATAGCACCAATTAGATAAATATGGGGAATTGggtagaaatattttttaaacttatctagcaTAGATTCAACAACAGAAGAATAtccttctttcttcttcaaattatgcagtaaaagagaaatttcagcaatatgaactaaaccatttacaatagtaggataataagctccagaaaactcaagtgtagccacataaaattttgtaaaaattgtaCAACATCTTCCATGACATCCAAGTTTTAGATGTCAACAAACGGCTAGGATCGGTACATgagaattagcaacttcagttataggcATTCTATATTTATAACATCTTAATAATAAATAAGTATAATTCCacctagtaactatttcttcaggcatgagtcttggttttagtccatcgtgtacacatttttccttaaatgcatttaatctagcacttctattatttttttgaattacACCAACAGCCCTCCTAACTAAAGTGTTTTCATCTCTAAATAATTCAAGGTCACTCTTCATAATCAAAttataaatatgacatgcacatctaatATTTTACAAATTCTACATTTTACATAATTCTTTTGTTCTTCTAGTTTGTCAAAAAAATTCCAACACTTACTTCTTAATCTTTGATTCTTCTTAATAGGGAGGTGAGACTTACTTGTTCCACCCATAATATTTTGAGTTTGACTAGCATTACCAGGTGTAGCTTGTGGTGTTTCAAGATTATCGGgtgattgaatatcatctaaaatatcatctaaatcatcatctaTACAATAATTTTCTTGAATTCACTCataatctacatttaaattttcagGTGAACTTTCATAAATATGTGTATAGCTACTAGAAGAACCAACACTCCCTCTTGAACTTTTGGAAGTTTTCTTACTACCACCTCTACTAGTGCACACTTTTTTGGCTGCTCTAAGTAAATCCATTAtgtaaattaaattaataattttaaataataaaataagtgtacACCAAAGAAGAGAAAGAGATGGAACGAGTGTACTGGGATTCCGGATGCCGCACTAATTTTGATATAAAAAatcaaacttcaattgatagaTCAATACTTGATAGTTGATAGTACTTGATACCACACTTCACTTGAATACTTGATatttgataataataatttttaatggctaaactaaatatttgatgaaacttgaaataataagtAATTGAGAATTTAAGAATAATaatcaataatatcaagagagaattgagagagaattagagtagtaagagagtgaattgtaggaaaaaataaagaagaagggggactatttatagtttttaaaaggttaaaattgTAATTTATCAATTATTAGGGGTGGGAGGGCTATTTTCTTAATGGGGGAGGTCGAAATGGCCATTTGTGCAAAATCTGGCCGTTGCCCAACGGCCATTTCTGAAtctgaccgttggcaacggttcacaaaattaaaaa
This genomic stretch from Nicotiana sylvestris chromosome 9, ASM39365v2, whole genome shotgun sequence harbors:
- the LOC104215599 gene encoding E3 ubiquitin-protein ligase BIG BROTHER isoform X1 gives rise to the protein MSGDQHMDMHYMSSMGFPYNVPETFTGFLDGVSLTPMHYHNNPLHIQDQENAYWSMNMSYCKYGYSNLESTSYHSYETGSNHHVSRPDLTERPWEYPIPINVGEGVSTDVIYEENTVSAEDAGTEECDLPHQDDSNHQDILEDDIDPDNMTYEELLDLGETVGTQSRGLPEELINLLPTTKYKSNSIFSRKKSEERCVICQMRYRRGDRQINLPCKHMYHTECGSKWLSINKTCPICNKEVLLEE
- the LOC104215599 gene encoding E3 ubiquitin-protein ligase BIG BROTHER isoform X2 gives rise to the protein MSGDQHMDMHYMSSMGFPYNVPETFTGFLDGVSLTPMHYHNNPLHIQDQENAYWSMNMSYCKYGYSNLESTSYHSYETGSNHHVSRPDLTERPWEYPIPINVGEGVSTDVIYEENTVSAEDAGTEECDLPHQDDSNHQDILEDDIDPDNMTYEELLDLGETVGTQSRGLPEELINLLPTTKYKSNSIFSRKKSEES